From a single Glycine soja cultivar W05 chromosome 19, ASM419377v2, whole genome shotgun sequence genomic region:
- the LOC114399586 gene encoding alpha/beta hydrolase domain-containing protein 17B-like yields the protein MGGMTSSMAAKLAFFPPHPASYKVVKDEVTSLLLLSPFPHRENVEILKLPTRRGAEIVSMYVRHPMAASTVLYSHGNATDLGQMYELFIQLSIHLRVNLIGYDYSGYGQSSGKPSEQNTYADIEAVYKCLEESYGTKQEDIILYGQSVGSGPTLDLAARLPQLRAVVLHSPILSGLRVMYPVKRSYWFDIYKNIDKIPLVNCPVLIIHGTSDEVVDCSHGKQLWELCKEKYEPLWLKGGNHCDLEQFPEYIRHLKKFIATVEKSPSQRYSFRRSMEQFEQPRKSTDIFEVIRKSTDRREKPRLITDRPEKLKNLSNNADKLEKLRVTFDHMDRSRRSVDCLEKSRKSIDHQLEKARKSVDRLERIRT from the exons TTCTTCCCGCCTCACCCAGCATCGTACAAGGTGGTGAAGGACGAGGTGACGAGTCTTCTGCTCCTCAGTCCCTTCCCTCACCGCGAGAACGTGGAAATTCTGAAGCTTCCGACGCGGCGCGGCGCCGAGATAGTGAGCATGTACGTTCGCCACCCCATGGCAGCTTCCACTGTTCTCTACTCTCACGGCAACGCCACCGATCTTGGCCAGATGTACGAGCTCTTCATCCAGCTCAGCATCCACCTGCGCGTTAATCTCATCGG GTATGACTACTCTGGGTATGGCCAATCATCAGGGAAG CCAAGTGAGCAGAATACATACGCAGATATTGAAGCTGTGTATAAGTGTCTAGAAGAAAGCTATGGTACCAAGCAAGAGGATATAATCTTGTATGGCCAATCTGTTGGTAGTGGCCCTACTTTGGATCTTGCAGCTAGATTGCCTCAATTGAGAGCTGTTGTTCTGCACAGTCCCATACTTTCAGGCTTAAGGGTCATGTATCCAGTAAAACGTAGTTACTGGTTTGACATATATAAG AATATCGACAAGATTCCACTCGTTAATTGTCCTGTTCTCATAATTCAT GGGACTTCAGATGAAGTTGTAGATTGCTCCCACGGAAAACAACTGTGGGAACTGTGTAAAGAGAAATATGAGCCACTATGGCTCAAAGGAGGTAACCATTGTGATTTAGAGCAATTTCCTGAGTATATCAGGCATCTTAAGAAGTTCATAGCTACTGTTGAGAAGTCTCCATCACAAAGATACAGCTTCAGAAGAAGCATGGAACAGTTTGAGCAGCCGCGAAAGAGCACCGATATATTTGAAGTTATTAGAAAGAGCACTGATCGCAGGGAAAAACCGCGGTTGATTACAGACAGGCCTGAAAAGCTGAAGAATTTGTCCAATAATGCTGATAAGTTGGAGAAACTGAGAGTAACTTTTGATCATATGGACAGGTCAAGGAGAAGTGTGGATTGTCTTGAGAAGTCTAGAAAAAGCATTGATCATCAACTTGAAAAGGCAAGGAAAAGTGTTGACAGGTTGGAAAGAATAAGGACCTGA